The proteins below are encoded in one region of Desulfatiglans anilini DSM 4660:
- a CDS encoding transposase codes for MKKDSVLVKKFLRSGKREAIVSLKPSPVATKFRQEKNLSANPLRVRVLRFTLKNREKVVLLTSLLDKRQFPLAELKELYTKRWSVETAYSHFKCRIEIEKVSGKSPLAVLQDFQARVLTANLAAMIGHPVQDLIEEQAKNHPERLRYEVNFTYALSSMKSNVVLLFARRHTTKILRSLLSLLGKSLSIIRPGLKNPRKRGPKLKIAAMAYKPIA; via the coding sequence ATGAAAAAGGATTCAGTTCTTGTCAAAAAATTCCTCCGCTCCGGAAAGCGCGAGGCTATCGTCAGCCTTAAACCGTCGCCTGTCGCGACAAAATTCCGTCAAGAGAAGAACTTGAGCGCCAATCCCCTGAGAGTTCGCGTCCTCCGGTTCACATTGAAAAACAGGGAAAAGGTCGTTCTGTTGACTTCCCTCCTCGACAAGCGCCAATTTCCTTTGGCTGAGCTCAAAGAGCTCTACACCAAGCGCTGGTCTGTGGAAACCGCCTACAGCCATTTCAAATGCCGCATCGAAATCGAGAAGGTTTCGGGAAAATCTCCCCTCGCTGTTCTCCAAGATTTCCAAGCGAGAGTTTTGACAGCCAACCTGGCTGCCATGATCGGTCACCCGGTTCAAGATCTTATTGAGGAGCAGGCCAAAAACCATCCCGAACGACTCAGGTATGAGGTCAACTTCACCTATGCGCTTTCGTCTATGAAAAGCAACGTCGTGCTCCTCTTTGCCCGGCGACACACCACAAAAATCCTTCGAAGCCTCCTCTCGCTTCTCGGTAAGTCTTTATCGATTATTCGACCAGGCCTGAAGAATCCCAGAAAGAGAGGGCCGAAACTGAAAATTGCCGCTATGGCCTACAAGCCCATAGCTTAA